One region of Triticum aestivum cultivar Chinese Spring chromosome 6B, IWGSC CS RefSeq v2.1, whole genome shotgun sequence genomic DNA includes:
- the LOC123136923 gene encoding uncharacterized protein — protein MPPSVSPRGDEAEAGAPVPDPAALARWVRALCITRSDPKQGQLVERCIPADALDHGCLDRHIVLSSLLESTSHHPSPLPVHDSIFSFRIPNPPPSAEGSFIYGFVFNRQRQRQHPDRVEQKSFVILSDAPYAGLFRDLVQMFGPQCLDTSQTALWTVASQVADWPDPSPGCPMELPVGSTMLRVHLPLAAAGAIPLLLPQNPGPFHEVDLFTEFSGLLDDLWTLWELMLIGEPILVVAQSPAHCSEVVCGLVSLIAPVFSSVDFRPYITIPSPDTRRLAELVEDKVPIILGVTDLLFLEVFNSIPNVVSVGISGGQSPASTNRLNERPVKLKCLMKAIHLRRGPLSLLSEYREALWSEYVPVTNPDESVLRRLVDSKSMLAINNTTLRQHFLELTSNFLAPFEPYLRITTPSDGSSRFVDHSPLLPPFEKGEFLKGLAAKGPGDFLVKRMNNNWLGLYEKFIEGPNFMQFKQRFSSLESIRSFYAIERCLCREMENSPTGTDESMAAVQKLRTDLKAAFSLLPDDTQQLLLFDQKRAMLLEVNEETVSGSGDVVSGTGPGKSFVQMVTEPSYLPDFFLKPPATSSVVIGLNYQKRGDMSFLLLSLRETVYFVDTIRGKKIVEACKVVLESLTIKKVIHSCVPLSKLLFNEYGITLRNVMDTQVAYSLLQNQKQENPEWEDLSLTNLFTDYLFQGMTSSAAQDDIKLQCQDLARSCSSLSDDMIEALEVGYVWLLPSLHGMLENALPNSSFWDVAILSTELLRHGHWSGSEVTPSSDLTGAGLSFQDEMMESFTERCTKIVCAYAQTQITACSGDGLFLLAESFRFVINMLLIQKKTWKGRFELCHLVIRNGKFLILMPTVADASAESAFLDLKQLYILIKPFFKNNGRFANYVSSLKMTIDERSKTVTDSQLEVFLTELLTHMSFGEPLDNTSLLIHLVVIHEMLSGSDLLRFEEIVNKVQFFDDDGTPLIWREIAWKAYPLMSVYFFNSVKRKTHTFSEERVHCLDLNRHVTQHFVEAMFSKTIPPIPLRTNVPDEAKEAQDKAILNERVAEIVEYFLGVVRRPKNKTADKEGLQQVVQTLEEPGHICGHYYGNFLAQAVFSIFMEFRPNDNEAIDNLRSWYRRHSLSPRHREL, from the exons ATGCCTCCCTCCGTCTCGCCGCGGGGCGACGAGGCCGAGGCCGGTGCGCCTGTGCCCGACCCCGCCGCGCTGGCGCGGTGGGTGCGGGCGTTATGCATTACTCGCTCCGACCCGAAGCAAGGACAGCTGGTGGAGCGTTGCATTCCGGCGGACGCGCTCGATCACGGCTGCCTTGACCGGCACATCGTCTTATCCTCCCTCCTGGAATCCACCTCTCACCATCCCTCCCCCTTGCCGGTCCACGACTCTATATTCTCCTTCCGTATTCCGAACCCACCCCCTTCTGCGGAGGGCAGCTTCATATACGGCTTTGTATTCAACCGCCAGCGCCAGCGCCAGCACCCAGACCGCGTCGAGCAGAAGTCGTTTGTGATACTTTCGGATGCTCCTTATGCTGGTCTGTTCCGTGATCTGGTCCAGATGTTTGGCCCTCAATGCCTGGACACCAGCCAGACCGCGCTGTGGACTGTGGCATCGCAAGTCGCTGACTGGCCGGACCCATCACCAGGGTGCCCCATGGAGCTCCCCGTTGGCAGCACCATGCTGCGAGTCCATCTCCCGCTTGCCGCTGCAGGCGCTATCCCACTGTTGCTGCCGCAGAACCCGGGTCCTTTTCATGAAGTCGATTTATTTACTGAGTTCTCTGGTCTGCTGGATGACCTCTGGACATTGTGGGAATTGATGTTAATCGGTGAACCCATACTAGTTGTGGCGCAATCACCAGCTCATTGCTCCGAGGTTGTCTGCGGTTTGGTTAGTCTCATTGCCCCAGTGTTTTCCAGTGTGGATTTCAGGCCATATATTACTATTCCCAGTCCAGACACTCGACGCCTTGCTGAACTTGTAGAAGACAAGGTCCCAATTATTCTCGGCGTGACAGACTTACTGTTTCTGGAGGTTTTCAATAGTATACCAAATGTTGTGTCCGTAGGGATCTCTGGTGGGCAATCCCCAGCATCAACAAATCGGTTAAATGAGAGGCCCGTGAAGCTAAAGTGTTTGATGAAAGCTATACACTTAAGAAGAGGCCCTCTTTCCCTCTTGTCAGAGTATAGGGAGGCCCTATGGAGTGAATATGTGCCAGTTACAAACCCAGACGAGTCTGTTCTAAGAAGACTCGTGGACTCCAAGTCCATGTTAGCCATCAACAACACAACACTGCGGCAGCATTTCTTGGAGCTCACAAGCAATTTTCTTGCTCCTTTTGAACCATATCTGAGAATTACAACACCATCTGATGGGAGTTCTCGCTTTGTTGATCATTCACCACTGTTGCCACCATTTGAAAAAGGCGAGTTTCTCAAGGGTTTAGCTGCTAAAGGTCCAGGAGATTTTTTGGTCAAAAGGATGAACAATAACTGGTTGGGTTTATACGA GAAATTCATTGAAGGCCCTAACTTCATGCAGTTCAAACAAAGATTTTCCTCTTTGGAGAGTATTCGTTCCTTTTATGCTATTGAGCGGTGTCTTTGCAGAGAGATGGAG AATTCTCCAACAGGTACTGACGAATCAATGGCAGCAGTCCAGAAACTGAGGACAGACCTCAAAGCAGCATTCAGTCTTCTCCCAGATGACACACAACAGCTGCTACTTTTTGACCAGAAAAGAGCCATGCTTCTTGAAGTCAACGAAGAAACAGTCTCAGGATCTGGTGACGTTGTCTCCGGGACAG GCCCTGGAAAATCATTTGTTCAGATGGTTACAGAACCCTCATATCTACCCGATTTCTTCCTCAAACCCCCTGCTACGAGCTCAGTGGTAATTGGGCTGAACTATCAGAAAAGGGGTGACATGAGTTTTTTGCTG CTTTCATTGCGTGAGACCGTTTACTTTGTCGACACTATCCGCGGGAAAAAGATTGTTGAAGCTTGCAAGgtggtgttggagtcgttgaccATAAAAAAAGTTATTCACAGCTGTGTACCTTTAAGCAAG TTACTCTTTAATGAATATGGCATCACTCTTCGTAATGTGATGGATACTCAG GTCGCGTATTCTTTATTGCAAAATCAGAAACAAGAAAATCCAGAATGGGAGGACTTGTCCCTGACGAACCTTTTCACCGATTATCTCTTCCAAG GAATGACATCCAGTGCAGCACAAGATGACATAAAGCTGCAATGTCAG GATTTGGCAAGATCATGCTCGTCCTTGTCTGATGATATGATTGAGGCACTAGAAGTAGGATATGTATGGCTTCTGCCTTCTTTACATGGTATGCTTGAAAATGCATTACCCAACTCATCTTTTTGGGATGTTGCAATTCTAAGTACTGAGCTTTTGAGGCATGGACATTGGTCGGGTTCTGAAGTCACGCCAAGTTCTGACTTAACCG GGGCTGGGTTGAGTTTCCAGGATGAAATGATGGAATCATTTACAGAACGGTGCACGAAGATTGTGTGTGCATATGCTCAAACTCAGATTACTGCTTGTAGTGGTGATGGCCTATTTTTACTAGCCGAGTCTTTCAGATTCGTGATTAATATGTTGCTCATTCAAAAGAAAACCTGGAAAGGCAGATTTGAGCTGTGCCATCTGGTCATCAGGAATGGCAAGTTCTTAATCTTGATGCCGACTGTTGCTGACGCTAGTGCTGAAAGCGCATTTCTTGATCTAAAACAACTGTATATTCTCATCAAGCCTTTTTTCAAAAACAACGGCAGATTTGCAAATTACGTCTCGAGTCTGAAAATGACCATCGATGAACGTTCAAAGACCGTTACTGATTCTCAGCTAGAGGTTTTCCTCACCGAACTGCTTACCCATATGTCATTTGGTGAGCCGCTTGATAATACGAGTCTCCTTATTCACCTTGTTGTAATACACGAAATGCTCAGTGGTAGTGATCTGTTACGGTTTGAGGAAATTGTCAATAAAGTTCAGTTCTTTGATGATGACGGCACCCCACTTATATGGAGAGAAATTGCGTGGAAGGCATATCCGTTGATGAGTGTATACTTTTTCAATTCTGTAAAGAGAAAGACACACACCTTCTCTGAGGAGCGTGTACATTGTCTTGATTTAAACAGGCATGTGACGCAACATTTTGTGGAAGCTATGTTT TCGAAGACCATCCCACCTATCCCATTAAGAACAAATGTACCAGATGAAGCTAAAGAAGCACAGGACAAGGCAATCCTGAATGAACGCGTTGCTGAAATCGTAGAGTATTTTTTGGGAGTTGTTCGCAGACCGAAAAACAAAACTGCTGATAAGGAG GGTTTACAACAGGTAGTTCAAACTCTTGAAGAGCCTGGCCACATATGTGGGCACTACTATGGGAACTTCCTTGCGCAAGCGGTGTTCTCAATCTTTATGGAGTTTCGCCCTAATGACAATGAAGC GATTGATAATCTTCGCTCATGGTACAGGAGGCACTCACTTTCTCCTCGACACAGAGAACTGTG A
- the LOC123136924 gene encoding uncharacterized protein gives MQRAMARTTRSMAAQRRSEAGADHGEEQDHVVEAMTTPNSQPSGAMDSHGAQGGAGAITGNVNLATSPTQATTVRASQGHGGDGSVRVVIKESSHQLCGKEFLKRKLLMGNRKLSA, from the exons ATGCAGCGTGCGATGGCGCGCACGACCAGGAGTATGGCGGCGCAAAGGCGCAGCGAGGCGGGCGCAGACCACGGCGAGGAGCAGGACCACGTCGTGGAGGCGATGACCACGCCAAACAGCCAACCGTCAGG cgCAATGGATTCTCATGGAGCACAAGGCGGTGCTGGGGCTATCACTGGGAATGTTAACCTAGCTACTTCCCCAACTCAAGCTACTACTGTGAGAGCATCACAAGGTCATGGTGGTGATGGGTCTGTTAGAGTTGTAATAAAAGAAAGCTCACATCAATTGTGTGGGAAGGAATTTTTGAAAAGAAAATTATTAATGGGGAACCGAAAGCTGAGTGCATGA